The Miscanthus floridulus cultivar M001 chromosome 6, ASM1932011v1, whole genome shotgun sequence genomic interval CTGGGATTAGTCAAGAACATAACATGAGAGGCTTTGCAAGTCTTGAACTGATTTAGAATCAATTGGCCTTAGATTCGTCTAGCCTTGTTACAACCAAAAACACAAGCTAAAGGAAATGACACAAACAAGAGTGCACTGAAAGACAATAAAATGGGTgaatgagaaaaaaaaaatggCACAAAAAAGAGTGCACGTACTGAAAGACAAAATGGGTAAATAAAAAAAACTGCGGTGAGCGTGGATCGAACACGCGACCTTCAGATCTTCAGTATGACGCTGTCCCAACTGAGTTATCCCCGATTTTGTTGCACTGGTTTCATTTAGTCTTACTTCACTATTATCCTGTTCCCCATCTTGATAAGCTGTGGATGGCGAGAGGGCTTCTTGCTTCCTCACTCCTGTACCGAGAAAATGGAAGTACCAGGGGCGGATctagagaaaaaaaaaatgattagaaacaCACTGAATATAATTATCAAGTCAAGCTTGTATTTGATGATATGCGAGGACCTCATAAATTTTGAGTGGCGGCATGTGCCATCACTCGACATAACCTAGGTCTGCCCCTCGGCCTTCATACCATCGCCGTTTTAGAACTTTGAACTAGGAGAATTGAATCCCCTGGTTATAGTTATAGATAAATGCCCACTTACTTTGAAAACAAGGGAGAGCAAAAACCAGGGGTGGAAAGCCCCTTATAAAGAACTAAGATGTTAACTCTATGGATTACCCCTGAGAAAAAGTCTAGGATCTCGGAGGGATTAGAGTTCCAAATTTGGCCGAAGTTGTTATAAGCCAAAATTCATCAAGATGAACGCTTGAACTACTTCAGTAGTACTTTTaacgaacgaacagtgttttcctctcacaacaaatcagcataagccaaatttcagcgaaactaaCAGAGCCGACGGCCCTAATGCATGAATCCTTCTCACTGTCACTACAATCCTCGGGACAATCGTGCATGTTCATGCCACTTTTGCCCAAACATCTCTATACTGGATTTTGATCTATGGAGGATTGGTAGGAGACTTGATTTATGCTCATTTCTCTTACCAATCCCAAACATCTCGACCTTTGCTTGCTACCACACCAAGAACAGACATGGTACAATTTTCATTTAACATTCACGACTGAAACACGTCACCGTTAGCAGTTACATGGATTGGGGTTAAGTTAACCTTATTTTCTCCCCCCGTCGACTGTATATAACTTAATATAATACAACAGCCATACATTACATGATCTGCAATCTATAAATAGGCTAACGCTAAAATAAAGGTCAAAACAGACACTGTCACACAGGCAAAGCAGACACATCGCCTCAAAAAGAAGCAAAGGTCCTGGTGGGCCGTTAGATGCTTTACATTTACATCAATGGCATGGGACTATGGGAgtactcgtcgtcgtcgtcgatcagCCTCCCATCTGGTTGTGCTGTGCCGTGTACACAAAAACAGCAGCCATGCTGATGGTACCATGCCACTACACCTACCACGGCTTCAGGTCGCCACGAGGGGCCTCGGTCCAGTTCAGCACCTTCTGCCCGGGCTTCAGGAACACGCCCTCGCCGTGCGGCAGCTTCCGCGCCAGCCCGTTCAGGATCTGGTGGAAGGCGTCCCCAGGCTGGGCGGGCTGTGGGAACAGCATGGCCTGCTTCATGGATGGATTCGCGAGGAGCCTCTGCTTCCGGAGGATCACCTCCATCGGTATGGATGTCAGGATGGTGTCCAGCTTCGGGACGTCGTCCTCAGCCACAAAGACACCAATCTCCTCCCACGGGATTGCGTCCGCAAAGGGAAGGACAATGTCGTCAGCGATGATCACCGGGATGCAGCCGAACACCACCGCCTCCACCAAACGGGGGCTCCATGGGGCCCAGCCCAGTGGGCACAGGCAGAAGACGGCACGCTGCATGTCCTCATAGTAGGTGGGTGGGTGGTCTGTTGAGATGTCGAAGAGCGGGTtgttcttgaagttctcccatacCGATGCACGGGCGCCCCTGCATTGCACACGGTAGGTACATCAGGACTCTTGATTCAATGGTTCATTAAGTCTTCTTGTTAGGGTGTGTAATTAAGGTGTGTACCTTGCATAGTAACCACCCTCAGGATCATTTGCAGTGTCATAGAATAAACCACGGAAATATACAAAGATCGACCTAGGGGTCCCTGGGGGAACAAGGCGGGTTTTCATCTTCTGAGGAGGAGCATATGGTGGGATGGTGATGGAGCCTTCCTTTAGGCAGACATGATCTTTCTGCCCAAAAGTCTGGACCAATGTAGCACGGCGAAGCAATGGAAGGACTCCTCGCTCGATAGCCTTCTCTTCCTGAACAATGGGTATTTATGAGCAAATACGAATATAAGGGTAGAAAGTTATGCATTGGGAAATGAGTTCAAATTCCATTTTATGAGTTTCCAGGCTAGGTTCATTTGGTCATCCCACATTGCATTGGCAATACATCTGAGGATTCATGGTTTATTATGGCTCTAAAGCTCACCTGGTAATGGAAGCATGCACCAAAGTCATGTGGCACAACAAAGAAGTGATCTGCTCCCTCTGTCCTGTTCCAGTATGGCCATCGATTGGAAATGAACTGAATCGCGCTTCTCATTATTCGTGGAGACTTGAAGGGCAAGGGATGGCCCCATGGTGTGAGATCACATGTGGTGTATACTGGAGTATAGAACCAATCAGCTTCTTCTGGATTTAAAGTCCGGATCGCACTAGACAATAGGAAGCGGTGCATAAAGATCTCTGCAGCAAACATGTGGCTGAGACACCGAGAATCTTTAGCCACCATCTTCTTGTTGTACTTGGTCGGCAACTCGTAGACATACACCTTGAGCCTCCCAACGGGATCATCTTCGAGCACATCACCAGCGCTTCCTGAAATTTAATCAGGATCGCAAAGAAAATGTGAGAATTCTGAACTGTAACACCACAATCCTAATCTCAAAGCCATTACACTTTCGCTGCGATGCATAGTTGAAGCTATACTAACCAGTAGCCACAGCATACAGTTTGCTATGAATTTCAATGAGCTTTACAACCCAGAGTTTACTACTGGTAAGCAGAATTAATTTTAATAGGATGTAGCTATATTGTTTTATAAAGTCAAGAAGGTCAGTGTTTTTTATTAGTGACCTCCAACCCAAATGAATATATAATTCATGTTGTACTACCTCCAGTCAACTAAAGTTGAGGTTCCAGACATGATTTTTTACTTGCTTGTATATCAGTTTCGCTGTCTGAAATGTCATCTTTTGCTGACCGGAGGGAGTAGCTATTAAACATTCAGTTAAGTTTGCTAATCTAGTAATCTGTACTAGTTTCTACTGCTAGAGGTGTCCTTGCTTAAAGTTTGCTACGTCTACTTGACATGGACTTGGGTCTGGCCATATATACTTGGAAAAGAATCGAAATACACTTGTGCAGCGACAGTGAAGCTCACTATCGGATATCTATACCCGAGTatccgagccaaaggattaatgagcgtcacgtcggctcatccgatggttaagAACGCAACTGCGACCTCGTCCGactccgaggacgaggtttccgcctcgtccgacccccagggGCCGGGCCACGACTCGTCCAACTCCGAGTacgaggtttccgcctcgtccgacccccaggggccgggccacgcctcgtcccaCTCCGAGTACGAGGTTTCCGCTTCGTCCGACCCCCAggggccgggccacgcctcgtccaactccgaggacgaggtttccgcTTAGGCGTGGGCTCCGACTCATCCGGTCCaacggggagggctccgcctcgcctgacccccgagggtcggATTCCGTCTCGCCCAGCCTCCAGGGCGAGATTTCCGCCTCGTCCGTTCCCTTGGGGTCGGATTTGCTATCGAACAAAAACAGTGGCCCCAGGGTGGGACccgaaccgcttcaaccactacggcatGGAGACGCATGCCCGGGAGCACGTCTCGGACGCATCCTAATGCAACTGGCGGTCGCATAaggccatgctgggagactcacgTCGCCCACCGCGTCAACAGGCCgacactgtgctgccaactccctgcctgaccaccgtccaacaTCAGTCAACCGGCGTCAGTTGGCTGACACTGTACCGCCAAGCCCCCATTATGGCCTCTGTCAGGGGACCCTTTTGACCATTCCGTCCGCTCGGATGGGACGGAAGACAAGAACGACGCACGACTCCCGCACGTATGCTGCAGCGGCCAACAGGACCCCGGTGCGACGCCActgccaccacgatctacagggtcagcAGGACCCACGTGAAGAGGAGGACGGCACATCTCCggaagccttatttctctttctttttttctctttccttcggctgtaacccatgctttcccttggcctataaaagagaaagcaaggCGTCCCACCCCGGGACCGGGACCGATGATCGAACAAGTGCATCACACAGCATCGGTTCACCGCACCGTATCAGACACCGAGCAATCGAAccacagagacttgggagctacctccctctctcgccagtttgtaaccccctacaacAAACGCAGTGCTGGTAAAACGAGCAGcccaaaactggacgtagggacattcggcccgaaccagtataacccTTGTGTCTTCTCAGCACAAcatctgagccagacgcgcaatatacaaatttactcgttggcgtttactcaaaacaccgacagttggcgcgccaggtaagggagctttttgcgcgtctcgacatcaatactaggcctcggatggctaatcgcaacgtcagctgggtcccgggggCGCGCGTGCGTTTCGGGAACCTGGACTTTCGTCATTACGACGGAGGGGGAGTTGGTGCAGTCTTCCGCTGCCACACAACCCCTCCTCTTCATCGGCCTCGACGCAATCGCCGAGGCGCCCGAGGAGCTGCAGCGGCCTACAATGGAGGTCCGCATCCCCGGAAGCAACCAACTCCTCACCTTCGACTACGGAAGGCCGCGCACCGCGATTTCGGTGCACAAGCGTCTCGAGCTCTACCACGACGcgcgtgacaccctcgacgctCGCAGACGCGAAGCACCCTCAGAACAACCTGACGAGGATGTACAGGTCCATCAGGCCCAACAGGGCGGCGGGCCGCGCACCGCGGttccggtgcatgagcgtctcggcctccaccgcGACGCccgtgacaccctcgacgcccgtaggCGTGCCTGCGGCGATTTGAAGGAGGGGGCTAGCCGCGGCTACCATCCACGTCGTGGCGGATGCTATGACAGctgtgaggaccgaagcccgagccccgacttgacaggacctcaggcctttagcCGACAcaccctcaagggcaaggcaaagcgggaagaggacgccgacgaaggcgcctccaagcctcccaacaaaaggaagaacaagcggCGGCGCGGGAGCTCGCTAGTGGCCAACGCCGACCGCACGGGGGACCGGAAACCCGCGGAGGGcaccccgagccacttcgagaagctgcttgaaggatcatgcctgaaccatgctttccccgtcaagcacctgtACAAGGACTACGTTCTTTTGAAGCGGTTTTTGTCCGGAAGTTCTagcaagggggagcataggacggAACCTAGCTAGACGAAGCGCGCGACGTCGCCCTCCTTCGCTCGGCCAAGTatgcaaggaccgccacaagctctccccgccgtaGGAGGGACTGCGCGTCGTTACGGAGATGCTTCGGCCAGGCGCTTGACAAGCTCAAAGTGCTCCTGACGAAGGCCCCGATTCTGGTCCCGCGGGCTGAGGGAGAGCCGCTCCTACTCTACGTCGCAGCTACGACTCAGGTGGTCAGCGCCACCTTGGTTGTGGAACGGGgtgaagagggacacgccctcaaggtACAACGCCCCGTGTACTTCGTTAGCGAAGTCTTGTCCGActccaagacacgctacccccagatccagaagctcctatacgccatcctgatcaccaagaggaagttgcgccactacttcgactcACACCAGGTGATCgtcgtgtcatctttccccctcggcgaggttatCCAGAACCGGAAGGCCACGGGGAGGATCGTGAAATGGACGCTCGAGATGATGGATCAGGGCGTCACGTACGCCCCACGAACGGCCATCAagtctcaggtactggctgactttgtggccaaatggaccgagatccagatGCCGCCGGCGAACTCAGCTAACTAACTAAACACTCTTTGGCAGGATTTCTTCTCCAACCTTCTCCGCCAGGTCCTGCGCCGGGAGAGCCGCTTCCTTCTCAATTTCGTCCAGCTCGGCGTCAGTGTAGCAAGGCGCCAAGCCCTCACTGATCACCGGTAGGTCGATGTTAGCGTAATGGGAGCGGGCGATGGCGAACGCGCGATGGACACCGGTGTGCAGGGCCTCCCTTGCAAGCGAGCGCTCGGTCCGGGATCTGGGTAACCCGGACTACGAGCGAGCTCGTCTCCATGGCCGGGGCGACCCCGAGGTCGTTGAAGACCAACCCGATGGCAGCGCGCAAGGCATCGTGGTCGTCGCTCTCCAACCGGAGTTGAACCCGCACCTCGGAGAGTTGCCTCTGTAGGGCTGCCCCAGCCGAAAATCAAAGAGCGTCAGAAAACCGACTGCAAATGTCAAAGCAAGAAGGTAACCAGAGCCTCACCGTTCACTTACTCCTCGAGGACTGTCTCTCCCTCTGGAGCACGCCAACATCCCCGGCCAAGGCGGCAACCAAGCCCTCGgcttcttccttcgacttctgCTCGTTTTCGAGAGCGCGTCGAGCAAGGTCAAGGGCCAGGCAGAGTCGTCCAAGCTCCGCGACATCTTCCCCGACCTTGACGACCACagccttgagcttgtcctcggCCTCGTCGGCATGTTGACGGGCTTCCCGTTCCTTGGTTTGGAGGCTCGCCACTTCCTCCTGCAGCCGCGGCATTTCGGCAGCAAGCCCCCAGACCTCCCTCTCGCGACGGAGGAATAGGGACTTCTCCCGGCTGCGCATCGCAAGGGACTGCGAAAAAATCATGTTAGAATTATATAAACAGGGCTCAAAAGTAGAAAACGTGAAGACATGACAAACTTGGCCGGCCGGGGCGATGTCATCCTCAAAACCCCCAACGCCTCGGTCAGAGAGCGGACTACGAACTCAAGTCCCGAGCGCACGCTCGTCCAGTCCTTCTCTGCCGGGTCGTCGAGGGTGAACACCGAGTCGCTCGGGTCCAGCCGCTTGGCCCAGTGGAGCCGGCTTCCTCCCCACGCGAGCGGATCGTCGCCCGGCCGGACAAGGGACTGAGAGGGATCAGCCCCAACCGAGGGGTCAACCGTCGCAACCGTCGGCGTCGGCCCGACGGGGGCCGACGAAACCTCCTCCGTCACCGGCGCTCCCTCGGGAGCGGATCCTCTGATGGCAGAGGAGGCTAGCAGCTCAGGCTCCGAAGTTCGAGCCGTCGCCGCATCTACAGGGGACGCCCCGGTCACGCCTCCTCCCGCCTGCCCCACCTCGGGCGCGTCAACTGGCGTGGGCGCCGATTCCACGAGCGCCTCCCCCGGCGCAATCGGCGCCTCCGCCTCCCCCGCTTCCTCAGGCGGCGCCATGCCCGCCTCGGCGCCATCACGACGCGCCCCCGGCACCACGCCAGTAGGCTCCTGGAGGATTGGCCGACGCGCCAGTCTCTTCGGCGGCGCCAACTCCAGGCGGTTGCTGAAGATGGTCCTGCGGAAAGCACCAACGTCACACGACGAAATCCAAGATCGCAACGAAAGGGCGAAGAAGTCGTTAACTCGCCTCGACGTCATTATCCGAGGACGTTTCGGGGGCTGGCCACTCAACTCCGACTTCGCCACGTCGGCGACTGCCCGCTTCGCTCCCCTAATGGGGTCGGTCGGAGCGGGGTGGACTTGCTCCTCAGACCTTGGGGGCGCGTCCTCCCTCGCCGATCTTGGAGGCACAACCTCTTCGGTTTGCGCTGGGGCGTGCTACGGAATCAGGGTCAAGTTGGCCTGCCCCGCATCggtttgctcgtcctcgagcgcAAGCGCGCCCCACGGGATGTTGGGGTCGGactcgtcctcctcctcttcctcatcgtCGCCGTCACTCTCCTCCGAGCCTTGCCGGCGCCTTCCACGCTGGAGCTTCGCTCGCTCCTTCTTCACCTTCGCCGCCTCAGCCGCGGCGCGGTTCGCCGCCCTCCGCGCCGCGTCCTTTGGCAGTGGTGGGTCGGAATCATAGGCGACGAGGCCAGGCTGCAAATCCCAGCGCTTAGAATATGAAAACAGAGGAGGGTCGCCCGAAGAAAGAAACTCGAAGAAGGCTTACCAGTTCGACGAAACCCGCGTCCAGCCGCATCGCGGGATGCCCCGGGACCGGATATACCGGGGCAAGATCCACCTACGGACCCACCGAGcacttcatcgcctccttgaggcGTTGTGTCATTTCGCCGATGCTGAGGGCCTCACCGACGACCATCACCGTCCCTTCGGGCGCGGAATCCAGCGTCATCTTCCACATCGGAAGAgcacgcgccatcagcggcgccagcCTCCTGACGTGGTACGCTCCGATGACGCCAGTCCCGCGAAGACTACAACGCCTCAGAGTCGCAATGGCCTTGAGAAGGTCGCCAAGCCTCTTCTACTCCCTCCCGATGGGCCCGTACCTCCACACGTCTGGCGCCTCCTCAATCAAGTGGCTGGTGAAGATCGGTAGGGGGGGCGTCGTCGTTCTTTAGATAGAACCagagcttatgccaccccttgttggacttcgACAAAGGGATGGACATGTACTCCGACACCCGGCTGCCCCGCAGACGGATGCtcgcgcatcccatcggcactgcCAGGTCCGGCTTCTTCTCCTTTTGCAGCTCGATGGCGAAGAAATACTTCCACAGctcaaagtggggctcgatccccagatacccctcgcacaGCGCGACGAAGGCCGAgatgtgttgaatcccattgggattcAGATGTTGCGGCTCAATCCCGTAGTAGTGCAACAGCCCTTGGAGGAATCGATGGGGAGGAGTCGCGaacccgcgctcgtggaaggggaCGAAGGAGACGATGTAGCTGTCCGGCGGCGACGGCGCATCCTCGCCACCAGGTACGATCCACTGCATTGCCACGGTCCTTGCGCGGAGGAGGCCCATCTTAACTAGGCCCTCCATGCGCGCGTGGAGAACGTCGGAGCGAGGCCACGACTCCATCGAGGGACGGGGATGGCAATGCAGAAGATCCGGCGGTGGCGTAGGG includes:
- the LOC136457062 gene encoding probable glucuronosyltransferase Os01g0926600, with protein sequence MGMGAGSARAMAAALAVLLLVCSGAVAVARAQDTERIEGSAGDVLEDDPVGRLKVYVYELPTKYNKKMVAKDSRCLSHMFAAEIFMHRFLLSSAIRTLNPEEADWFYTPVYTTCDLTPWGHPLPFKSPRIMRSAIQFISNRWPYWNRTEGADHFFVVPHDFGACFHYQEEKAIERGVLPLLRRATLVQTFGQKDHVCLKEGSITIPPYAPPQKMKTRLVPPGTPRSIFVYFRGLFYDTANDPEGGYYARGARASVWENFKNNPLFDISTDHPPTYYEDMQRAVFCLCPLGWAPWSPRLVEAVVFGCIPVIIADDIVLPFADAIPWEEIGVFVAEDDVPKLDTILTSIPMEVILRKQRLLANPSMKQAMLFPQPAQPGDAFHQILNGLARKLPHGEGVFLKPGQKVLNWTEAPRGDLKPW